The candidate division TA06 bacterium genome has a window encoding:
- the nrdR gene encoding transcriptional repressor NrdR: MKCPACGFPKDKVIDSRLSKDGQAIRRRRECLQCRRRYTTYEYIESSLMIVKKDGRREPFDRQKIMSGLRKACEKRPIGIDILERLVDNIENEIQAQGHSEVQAPLIGEMVMNALQKLDGVAYVRFASVYRSFREAADFAEAAKSFAQKNEPKK; the protein is encoded by the coding sequence ATGAAATGTCCAGCATGCGGTTTTCCCAAAGACAAGGTAATAGACTCAAGGCTCTCCAAGGACGGGCAGGCCATCCGGCGCCGCCGTGAATGCCTGCAGTGCCGCCGCCGCTACACCACCTACGAGTACATCGAGTCCTCGCTGATGATCGTGAAGAAGGACGGGCGGCGCGAGCCCTTTGACCGCCAGAAGATCATGTCCGGGCTGCGCAAGGCCTGCGAGAAGCGTCCCATCGGCATCGACATATTGGAGCGCCTGGTGGACAACATCGAGAACGAGATCCAGGCCCAGGGGCACAGCGAGGTCCAGGCCCCGCTGATCGGCGAGATGGTGATGAACGCCCTGCAGAAGCTGGACGGGGTGGCCTATGTCCGGTTCGCCTCGGTCTACCGTTCGTTCCGGGAGGCTGCGGATTTTGCCGAGGCGGCCAAGAGCTTTGCCCAGAAGAACGAACCCAAGAAGTAG
- a CDS encoding endonuclease III yields the protein MGKGSITLNINRVHQALLKCHGIPAPKKYPRVLDALVETILSQNTSDTNSHRAYLSLKKRFPSWKAAAAARPRDLESAIRTGGLARIKSLRISKLLNLIALEQGLISLEYLKKLSPEQAYHQLVSYDGVGPKTAACTLLFGAGMPVFPVDTHVYRVCQRLGWAAPKESVERFQERIGLFIPPKQVFNLHVNLITHGRQTCHPRRPDCERCCLKTHCQNPHDSKPKNLKEERS from the coding sequence TTGGGAAAAGGTAGCATCACCTTAAATATCAACCGGGTCCATCAGGCATTGTTGAAATGCCATGGAATACCCGCCCCAAAAAAATATCCCCGGGTGCTGGACGCCCTGGTGGAGACCATCCTTTCCCAAAATACCAGCGATACTAACAGCCACCGGGCTTATCTTTCGCTGAAAAAACGATTTCCCAGCTGGAAAGCGGCGGCGGCAGCCAGGCCCCGGGACCTTGAGTCAGCCATCAGGACCGGCGGCCTGGCCAGGATAAAATCATTGAGGATCTCAAAACTGCTGAACCTGATAGCCCTGGAGCAGGGGCTGATCTCGCTGGAATATCTTAAGAAGCTGTCCCCGGAGCAGGCCTATCACCAATTGGTCTCTTATGACGGGGTGGGGCCCAAGACAGCCGCCTGCACTTTGCTATTCGGGGCCGGGATGCCGGTTTTTCCGGTGGACACCCACGTCTACCGGGTCTGCCAACGGCTGGGGTGGGCGGCTCCAAAAGAAAGCGTTGAAAGGTTTCAGGAACGGATCGGGCTATTCATTCCCCCCAAACAGGTATTCAACCTGCATGTGAATCTGATCACCCACGGGAGGCAGACCTGCCATCCCCGCCGTCCGGATTGCGAACGGTGCTGCCTAAAGACCCATTGCCAGAATCCCCATGACAGCAAACCAAAGAACCTAAAGGAGGAACGGTCATGA
- a CDS encoding glycosyltransferase family 2 protein yields MISALIIAKDEKNNIGPCLDSLQGFAGEIIVVVDSSSTDETEQISRNKGARVLVKEWQGFGATKNWGLQQASGDLILWIDADERMTPELAKEITTTIQSNRNFSALAFPRKAYFLGRWIKHCGWYPGYVTRLFKKEKARFNDKQVHEMLVVDGKVIKLKEALLHYTDPDLAHYLLKFNKYTRLAAEQMNKSGSRFKLSGVILKPLIVFVKMYIIKLGFLDGMEGFILSVLSAHYSFVKNIRLWEIKRHQGNMPRANETIDGNKQ; encoded by the coding sequence ATGATATCAGCATTGATAATTGCCAAGGATGAAAAAAATAATATCGGGCCCTGCCTGGATAGTCTGCAGGGGTTTGCCGGCGAGATTATAGTTGTTGTTGATTCATCAAGCACCGATGAAACCGAGCAGATAAGCAGGAACAAAGGGGCCAGGGTGCTGGTTAAGGAATGGCAAGGCTTCGGTGCCACAAAAAACTGGGGATTACAGCAGGCCTCGGGAGATCTCATCCTTTGGATAGACGCCGATGAAAGGATGACCCCTGAGCTTGCCAAGGAAATAACAACAACGATTCAATCAAACCGTAATTTTTCAGCCTTAGCCTTTCCCCGGAAAGCATATTTTCTCGGGAGATGGATAAAACATTGCGGCTGGTACCCAGGTTACGTCACCCGGCTGTTTAAAAAAGAAAAAGCAAGGTTTAACGACAAGCAAGTGCATGAGATGTTAGTGGTTGACGGTAAAGTGATCAAACTTAAGGAAGCTTTGCTCCATTATACAGACCCCGACCTGGCCCATTATCTGTTGAAATTCAATAAATACACCAGGTTAGCTGCCGAACAGATGAATAAGTCGGGATCCCGTTTCAAACTCTCAGGTGTTATCCTGAAGCCTCTGATAGTATTTGTCAAAATGTATATCATCAAACTGGGATTTCTGGACGGTATGGAGGGCTTCATCTTGTCTGTGCTTTCGGCCCATTATTCCTTCGTTAAGAACATCAGGCTCTGGGAAATCAAAAGGCACCAAGGAAATATGCCAAGAGCAAATGAGACGATTGATGGAAACAAACAATAG
- a CDS encoding HAD family hydrolase produces the protein MKDAKSSKSKGKSLRAAVFIDRDGTINYDTHYVNHPDQLKLLPGAAEGIQLLNQNDILTVVASNQSGVARGYLTLKTLDMIHRRLIALLKRQGASLDAIYYCPYHPEERHPCRKPDIGMALAAGKEFGIDLSRSYMIGDSQSDMEFARNLGAKKILVLGGKSNGREAWVRKIKVDCLAQDLLGAALWIINDLISKNPARG, from the coding sequence ATGAAAGACGCAAAATCAAGTAAATCAAAAGGGAAGAGCCTCAGGGCTGCGGTGTTCATTGACCGGGACGGGACCATCAACTATGATACCCACTATGTCAACCATCCGGACCAGTTGAAACTATTGCCCGGGGCGGCCGAGGGGATTCAGCTGCTTAACCAGAATGATATTTTGACGGTGGTGGCCAGCAATCAGTCCGGAGTGGCCCGGGGGTATTTGACCCTCAAAACATTGGATATGATCCACCGCCGTCTGATAGCCCTCTTAAAACGCCAAGGGGCCAGCCTGGATGCCATTTATTATTGCCCCTATCATCCGGAAGAAAGGCATCCCTGCCGCAAGCCAGATATCGGCATGGCCCTGGCGGCCGGTAAAGAATTCGGAATAGATCTTTCCCGTTCCTACATGATCGGAGACAGCCAGAGCGACATGGAATTCGCCCGCAACCTGGGAGCCAAGAAAATACTGGTGCTTGGCGGCAAATCAAACGGCCGGGAGGCCTGGGTAAGAAAGATCAAAGTCGACTGCCTGGCACAAGATCTTCTAGGCGCGGCCCTGTGGATAATCAATGATCTGATATCCAAAAATCCGGCCAGGGGATAA
- a CDS encoding glycosyltransferase family 4 protein, whose translation MRVLHIVTAFPRHEQDVITPWLVEMLKKLKEQGTEVEVFTSSYKGLGGQVLWGIPVHRFRYFFSRWENLTHEEMAVDRMTRSPLYKLLPGFYLIGGILWVLRLCRKNKYDVIHVHWPMPHAVFGWAARQACKAKLVTTFYGAELRWVKNSLPFMKWFLRWAIRISDRVVAISTFTANEVRSISDIQVQVIPYTIGFSEKLNIKDKKSKTDRPEILTVGRMVERKGVRYLIEAMQQLPQARLEVVGGGPLLPELQELSKKLGVADRVHFAGKVSEAELIEHYSRAAVYVQPGIIDSRGDTEMLGVVLLEAMHYGVPVVGSDIGGITDIILNEKTGLLVPQKDPQALAGAVNRILEDEKLRQRLVDGADEHLKTNFSWDSIVSKWMAVYQHKKA comes from the coding sequence ATGCGAGTATTGCACATAGTAACGGCCTTTCCACGGCACGAGCAGGATGTGATCACGCCCTGGCTGGTGGAGATGCTTAAAAAGCTCAAAGAGCAAGGAACTGAGGTAGAAGTATTCACTTCGTCCTACAAGGGTCTTGGGGGCCAGGTGCTGTGGGGCATTCCGGTGCACCGTTTCCGTTATTTCTTTTCCCGCTGGGAAAACCTGACCCACGAGGAAATGGCGGTGGACCGCATGACCCGCTCCCCGCTGTACAAACTGCTTCCGGGCTTCTATCTGATAGGCGGGATCCTGTGGGTGCTAAGGCTGTGCCGCAAGAACAAGTACGACGTGATCCACGTCCACTGGCCGATGCCGCACGCCGTGTTCGGCTGGGCGGCCAGGCAGGCCTGCAAGGCAAAGCTGGTGACCACCTTTTACGGCGCCGAGCTGCGCTGGGTGAAGAACTCCCTGCCGTTCATGAAATGGTTTTTGCGCTGGGCCATCAGGATCTCCGACCGGGTGGTCGCCATCTCCACTTTTACCGCTAACGAGGTCAGGAGCATCTCTGATATCCAAGTCCAGGTGATACCTTATACCATAGGATTCTCTGAAAAGTTAAACATAAAAGATAAAAAATCAAAAACGGACAGACCCGAGATACTGACTGTCGGAAGGATGGTGGAACGCAAGGGGGTCAGATACCTGATCGAGGCCATGCAGCAGCTGCCGCAGGCCAGGCTGGAGGTGGTGGGCGGCGGGCCCCTGTTGCCGGAACTTCAGGAACTGTCCAAGAAGCTTGGAGTAGCGGACCGGGTGCATTTTGCCGGGAAGGTATCCGAAGCCGAACTGATCGAACACTACAGCCGGGCCGCGGTCTATGTTCAGCCGGGGATCATAGATTCCCGGGGCGACACCGAGATGCTGGGGGTGGTCCTGCTGGAGGCCATGCACTACGGGGTGCCGGTGGTGGGCAGCGATATAGGCGGGATCACAGATATCATATTAAACGAAAAGACCGGACTGCTGGTGCCGCAGAAGGATCCGCAGGCCCTGGCAGGGGCCGTAAATAGAATATTGGAGGACGAAAAGTTAAGACAACGGTTGGTTGATGGCGCGGATGAACATTTGAAAACCAATTTCAGCTGGGATAGTATTGTTTCCAAGTGGATGGCGGTTTACCAACATAAAAAAGCATAA
- a CDS encoding glycosyltransferase family 9 protein produces the protein METNNRPAHILVIKMLGVGDVIWTTPLLSNLRQGFPQAKISFLCRSFCAPVLANNPDLDEVIAFDPGSLGYQLSFIRDLRSRKFDLVIDLFGSPRTAFLSLASGSGNRIGFDFGYRRLFYTIVLSSKEANRGHEVEFHLFPLKTLGIPVRSKELVFNLRPEETAFKDRTWGGWGIKEEETVVGLVATSGCSCRRWPEQNFSQLARELSAMKNLRIVIFWGLSAELESAQRIAKGAEDKVLIIPKTSLRQMAALLSGCDLVIGNNCGPVQIATAFKVPVINFHGPTRPLGQGPWGVPNVILRNESLSCLECNKTSCPDPKCMTGITVEQVMAAFKTMMAGELGKR, from the coding sequence ATGGAAACAAACAATAGACCCGCTCACATATTAGTCATCAAAATGCTGGGGGTGGGAGATGTAATCTGGACCACGCCCCTGCTCAGCAACCTACGGCAGGGCTTTCCCCAGGCTAAAATATCCTTCCTCTGCCGGAGCTTTTGCGCTCCGGTGCTGGCCAACAATCCCGACCTGGACGAGGTCATCGCCTTTGATCCCGGCAGCCTCGGGTATCAACTGAGTTTCATCCGGGACCTGAGAAGCCGGAAGTTTGACCTGGTGATAGATCTTTTCGGATCGCCCCGCACCGCTTTCCTGTCGCTGGCCAGCGGATCAGGAAACAGGATAGGCTTTGATTTCGGCTACCGCCGGTTGTTTTACACCATAGTGCTTTCGTCCAAAGAAGCCAACCGGGGCCACGAGGTGGAGTTCCATCTTTTTCCACTCAAAACCCTGGGGATCCCGGTCAGGTCAAAGGAACTGGTCTTTAACTTGAGGCCGGAGGAAACCGCCTTCAAGGACCGGACCTGGGGCGGGTGGGGCATCAAAGAAGAAGAGACTGTGGTGGGCCTGGTCGCCACCAGCGGCTGTTCCTGCCGGCGCTGGCCGGAGCAAAACTTTTCACAGTTGGCCCGGGAACTGTCGGCCATGAAAAACCTCCGGATTGTGATATTCTGGGGCCTGAGCGCAGAACTGGAAAGCGCCCAAAGGATAGCCAAGGGGGCGGAAGACAAGGTCCTCATTATCCCCAAGACCAGCCTTCGCCAGATGGCGGCCCTGCTGTCTGGTTGTGACCTGGTGATAGGCAATAACTGCGGGCCGGTGCAGATAGCTACCGCCTTCAAAGTTCCGGTGATAAACTTTCACGGCCCCACCCGCCCGCTGGGACAGGGACCTTGGGGAGTGCCCAACGTGATACTAAGGAATGAAAGCCTGTCCTGCCTGGAGTGCAACAAGACCAGCTGTCCGGATCCCAAGTGCATGACCGGGATCACCGTGGAACAGGTAATGGCAGCGTTCAAGACTATGATGGCCGGGGAACTTGGGAAAAGGTAG
- the nrdD gene encoding anaerobic ribonucleoside-triphosphate reductase, whose product MNPPDAEMIAKGQSSQDSSEVPRFLMVENAKDKQINADPLMPFNVVQKRSGEIVNFDRRKIAEAIFKAAQAVGGADHLLADALAEQVELLLHSAKGGQHLPNVEEIQDAVEKILIERGHAKTAKAFILYRDQRSKVRRQNFNIRQVQMGEVVRDNDATDLALFIQTSEDNVAQWDREKIVKALKKEAGVAEDIAQKIAAEVEQQILDAKVKRLTSSLVRELVDAKLIEYGLEEARKRHSRLGMPLYDVEKVLTDRNRENANIPHNPEATNMTLAETINKQFALARVFSTDVADAHSRGDIHLHDLGFINRPYCSGQSLEYVKKFGLSLPNALSIAKPAKHPDTLLAHMVKMSAALQGHFAGAIGWDAVNVFFAPFLVGMSDREISQLAQMMIFEYSQQSVARGGQAIFSDLNIYWETPKHFENVPAIGPGGEYTGKKYGDYLKESQRFAWALFEVYKGGDGTGRPFFFPKPQAHITEKFFLTPGHQEYLELICSVAADKGNTYFVFDRGETAKISECCRLAFKLDDRDLMDANTPWKMRYSALQNITVNLPRIAYLAKGDTNQLYKKIDEFLHLTVKGHQQKRKFIEKLMNLKDQGPLALLAMEKDGEPYLRMGRVTFLIGMLGLNEMVQHHMGQEMHESEEAYKFGLKMIAYMHLKIKELAKEYGMKFVLEQTPAESTAFRFAKLDMQQFTKDAEKVVKGSVKDGTVYYTNSTYLNVAYQMNPIDRVKQEGKFHDMIEAGALTHIWLADSHPTPSSIANFVVKSFRQTRNAQIAFSPEFTTCNSCGKVYRGLKDECPNCSRKAVEGIKKIK is encoded by the coding sequence ATGAACCCGCCCGATGCCGAAATGATCGCCAAAGGCCAATCGTCCCAGGACTCCTCCGAAGTCCCCAGGTTCCTGATGGTGGAGAATGCCAAGGACAAGCAGATCAACGCCGACCCGTTAATGCCCTTCAACGTGGTGCAGAAGCGCAGCGGGGAGATCGTCAACTTTGACCGGCGCAAGATCGCCGAGGCCATCTTCAAGGCGGCCCAGGCGGTGGGCGGGGCCGACCATCTGCTGGCCGACGCCCTGGCCGAGCAGGTGGAACTGCTGCTTCACTCTGCCAAGGGAGGCCAGCACCTGCCCAACGTGGAGGAGATCCAGGACGCGGTGGAGAAGATCCTGATCGAGCGGGGCCACGCCAAGACCGCCAAGGCCTTCATCCTGTACCGCGACCAGCGCTCCAAGGTCCGCCGCCAGAACTTCAACATCCGCCAGGTGCAGATGGGCGAGGTGGTGCGGGACAACGACGCCACCGATCTGGCCCTGTTCATCCAGACCTCCGAGGACAACGTGGCCCAGTGGGACCGGGAGAAGATCGTCAAGGCCCTCAAAAAGGAGGCCGGGGTGGCCGAGGACATCGCCCAGAAGATAGCGGCCGAGGTGGAACAGCAGATCCTGGACGCCAAGGTCAAGCGCCTGACCTCGTCCCTGGTGCGCGAGCTGGTGGACGCCAAGCTGATAGAATACGGCCTGGAGGAGGCCCGCAAAAGGCACTCCCGGCTGGGCATGCCTCTGTACGACGTGGAGAAGGTGCTGACCGACCGCAACCGGGAGAACGCCAACATCCCCCACAACCCGGAAGCCACCAACATGACCCTGGCCGAGACCATCAACAAGCAGTTTGCGCTGGCCCGGGTCTTCTCCACCGACGTGGCCGACGCCCACAGCCGGGGCGACATCCACCTCCACGACCTGGGGTTCATCAACCGGCCCTACTGCTCGGGACAGAGCCTGGAATACGTCAAGAAATTCGGCCTGAGCCTGCCCAACGCCCTGTCTATCGCCAAGCCGGCCAAGCACCCGGACACCCTGCTGGCCCACATGGTAAAAATGTCGGCCGCCCTGCAGGGGCACTTTGCCGGGGCCATCGGCTGGGACGCGGTCAACGTCTTCTTTGCCCCCTTCCTGGTGGGCATGTCCGACCGGGAGATCTCCCAGCTGGCCCAGATGATGATCTTTGAATACAGCCAGCAGTCGGTGGCCCGGGGCGGCCAGGCAATCTTCTCCGACCTCAACATCTATTGGGAGACCCCCAAGCATTTTGAGAACGTTCCGGCCATCGGGCCGGGCGGCGAGTATACCGGCAAGAAGTACGGAGATTACCTTAAGGAGTCCCAGCGCTTTGCCTGGGCCCTGTTCGAGGTCTACAAGGGCGGCGACGGCACCGGACGGCCGTTCTTCTTCCCCAAGCCCCAGGCCCACATCACCGAAAAGTTTTTCCTCACCCCGGGGCACCAGGAATACCTGGAGCTGATCTGCTCGGTGGCCGCCGACAAGGGCAACACCTATTTCGTGTTCGACCGGGGAGAGACCGCCAAGATCTCCGAGTGCTGCCGGCTGGCCTTCAAATTAGACGACCGGGACCTGATGGACGCCAACACCCCCTGGAAGATGCGCTATTCGGCCCTGCAGAACATCACCGTCAACCTGCCCCGGATAGCCTACCTGGCCAAGGGCGACACCAACCAGCTCTACAAGAAGATCGACGAGTTCCTGCACCTGACCGTCAAAGGCCACCAGCAGAAGCGCAAGTTCATAGAAAAACTGATGAACCTGAAGGACCAGGGGCCTTTAGCCCTTTTGGCCATGGAGAAGGACGGCGAGCCGTATCTTAGAATGGGCCGGGTCACCTTCCTGATCGGGATGCTGGGGCTGAACGAAATGGTGCAGCACCACATGGGGCAGGAAATGCACGAGAGCGAGGAGGCCTACAAGTTCGGCCTGAAGATGATAGCCTACATGCACCTCAAGATCAAGGAACTGGCCAAGGAATACGGGATGAAGTTCGTGCTGGAGCAGACCCCGGCCGAGAGCACTGCCTTCCGATTTGCCAAGCTGGACATGCAGCAGTTCACCAAGGACGCCGAGAAGGTGGTCAAGGGCAGCGTCAAGGACGGCACGGTTTACTACACCAACTCCACCTATCTCAATGTCGCCTACCAGATGAATCCGATAGACCGGGTGAAACAGGAGGGCAAGTTCCACGACATGATAGAGGCCGGGGCCCTGACCCACATCTGGCTGGCGGATTCCCACCCCACCCCCAGCTCCATCGCCAATTTCGTGGTCAAGTCGTTCCGCCAGACCCGCAACGCCCAGATCGCCTTCTCACCGGAGTTCACTACCTGCAACAGTTGCGGTAAGGTGTATAGGGGATTGAAGGATGAGTGTCCCAACTGCAGCCGGAAGGCGGTAGAGGGGATAAAGAAGATCAAATAG
- the dinB gene encoding DNA polymerase IV, giving the protein MERLIAHVDMDCFYAAVEVLDNPELKGRPVIVGSDPKGGKGRGVVSASSYEARKFGVHSAMPISQAFRLCPNGVFLPGRMRRYAEVSDVIMEILLSFTPQMQQISVDEAFLDLTGCRRIFGSAEQMGKKIKLAIRQKCNLTASVGMGSNKLIAKIASDLKKPDGLVIVPPGREAEFLSPLPLRKLWGIGPKTEQRIKSSFKAETIGQLAAIPESALAKELGVMGGYLHQRANGVDDDPVCDGHEAKSIGRENTFDEDTADREVLLSTLLYLCDDVAGSLRDSQFQGRTITLKLRYTGFETHTYGKTYSKLPAAAGEIFQAAKRLFLDNWRPKDAIRLIGISVSNFDERPEQMGLFSGDGAQAAKTESLEKAVDQVRKKLGKRAIVRGGAMER; this is encoded by the coding sequence ATGGAACGCCTGATAGCCCACGTGGACATGGACTGCTTTTACGCGGCGGTGGAGGTTTTGGACAACCCGGAGCTTAAGGGCCGGCCGGTGATCGTGGGCTCCGACCCCAAGGGAGGCAAGGGCCGGGGCGTGGTCTCGGCCTCATCCTACGAAGCCCGGAAATTCGGGGTGCATTCTGCCATGCCCATCTCCCAGGCCTTCAGACTATGCCCTAACGGAGTGTTTTTGCCGGGGCGGATGAGGCGTTATGCCGAGGTTTCGGATGTTATTATGGAGATACTCTTGAGTTTTACGCCCCAGATGCAGCAGATCTCTGTGGACGAGGCCTTCCTTGATCTGACCGGCTGCCGGAGGATCTTTGGTTCTGCCGAACAGATGGGGAAGAAGATAAAGCTGGCCATCAGGCAGAAGTGCAACCTAACCGCCTCGGTGGGGATGGGCTCCAACAAGCTGATAGCCAAGATAGCCTCCGACTTGAAGAAACCCGATGGTTTGGTTATAGTGCCTCCCGGCAGGGAGGCGGAATTTTTAAGTCCCCTGCCTTTGCGCAAATTGTGGGGCATAGGGCCCAAGACGGAGCAGAGGATCAAATCGAGCTTCAAGGCCGAGACCATCGGACAGTTGGCGGCCATTCCGGAGAGTGCCCTGGCAAAAGAACTCGGCGTAATGGGGGGGTACCTGCACCAGCGGGCCAACGGGGTGGACGACGATCCGGTCTGCGACGGGCATGAAGCAAAATCCATCGGCCGGGAGAACACCTTTGACGAGGACACTGCCGACAGGGAGGTGCTGCTTTCCACTTTGCTCTATCTCTGCGACGATGTGGCCGGCAGTTTGAGGGACAGCCAGTTTCAGGGAAGGACCATCACTCTTAAACTGCGCTACACCGGTTTCGAGACCCACACCTACGGGAAAACATATTCCAAACTGCCGGCGGCGGCGGGCGAGATCTTCCAGGCGGCCAAGAGACTTTTCCTGGACAACTGGCGGCCAAAGGATGCCATCAGGCTGATCGGAATATCGGTCTCCAACTTTGACGAAAGACCGGAGCAGATGGGGCTGTTCAGCGGGGACGGAGCCCAAGCCGCCAAAACCGAGAGCCTGGAAAAGGCGGTGGACCAGGTAAGGAAGAAGCTGGGCAAGAGGGCCATAGTCCGGGGCGGTGCGATGGAACGATGA